CGCTGGTGGCCTGGGCTAGACAGGACGATCGTATTGCCGCCAGGGTGCTGGCGCCTCCTGGCGGGTTCTGGACCGGCCTGGCGGTGGCTGCCGTCGTGGTGGGACTCGGCTGGTGGTATGTGGTGACGCCCTCGCTGATCCCCTTGCTGCTGTTGGTGTTGTCCTCGCTGGCCCTGGGATATCACCTGGCGGCCGTTCCCCGCGGTGCTGACGTGCCGGTGGCCGTCGCGGTGCTCGGCTCCTGCTCCGGGTGGGCGGTGGTTCTCGCTGGGCTCCTGCTAGACCAGAGCGTCCTCGTCATCGCGGGTGCCCTGGCCGGGGTCTTCGGCGCGGTCCTGGCCTATGACATGTGCCGGTCCATGAGCCGACCGCCCGGCGCTGCGCTCCTGGGCGCCTTCAAGAATACGAACGTATTGGACTCTGGGGTGGGGGAGGAACCCCGGGTGGTGAATCCCGCGGACGTGGCCACGATGCTCGCCGGCGCCCGGTCGGTGCTGATCGTGCCCGGCCACGATATGGCCGCGGCGCAGGCCCAGCGCCCAATTGCAGAGATCTCATCGCGGCTGCGGGAGCGTGGCATCAGGGTCAGATTCGCGATCCATCCGGTGGCCGGCCGGTTCCCTGGGCATCTGAATGTGCTCCTGGCCGAGGCTGGGGTGCCCTATGACAGCGTCCTGGAGGTGGACGAGGCCAACGAATGCTTCACGGACACGGACGTGGTGCTGGTCGCTGGGGCCAGCGACACGGTCAACCCGGCGGCCGGCGAGCCGGGCTTCCCAGCCGCGGGGATGCCCGTTCTGAGAGTCTGGGAGGCAGGCCA
The sequence above is drawn from the Arachnia rubra genome and encodes:
- a CDS encoding NAD(P)(+) transhydrogenase (Re/Si-specific) subunit beta; translated protein: MLGNFVQATHIAAGLMFILALAGLRRRETARRSTAFGILGMVFALVATGVAITHDGLAAGSAQWDSVALLCAAVLTGAVIGGWKGRRAEMAAVPGLVALFQSLSGATAMLVSLNAHLVPAQSGALYSAEVVLGLLTGALVFGGSLVAWARQDDRIAARVLAPPGGFWTGLAVAAVVVGLGWWYVVTPSLIPLLLLVLSSLALGYHLAAVPRGADVPVAVAVLGSCSGWAVVLAGLLLDQSVLVIAGALAGVFGAVLAYDMCRSMSRPPGAALLGAFKNTNVLDSGVGEEPRVVNPADVATMLAGARSVLIVPGHDMAAAQAQRPIAEISSRLRERGIRVRFAIHPVAGRFPGHLNVLLAEAGVPYDSVLEVDEANECFTDTDVVLVAGASDTVNPAAGEPGFPAAGMPVLRVWEAGQVVVFTRSLEAGRNPLLHGDNSVMCPGDVRTSLHSVLARLAEPAR